A window from Bacillota bacterium encodes these proteins:
- a CDS encoding QueT transporter family protein, with the protein MRELITMWRSTKMVVLVALTAAVYAAILIPFKGIPLIPGITEVRPANVVPVVFSLLFGPAAAWGSAIGNLIGDLFGTLGPGSFFGFIGNFFFGLVPYAIWGHMGVLSSGVEPDMRSRRGRQVLEFALVAFLASTVCAVIIAWGLEVLKMLPFAVLGNIITVNNFLAAIILGPILLYILYPRVKRWGLLWTDIMPEEDVGRRAPGARTALLWLGGLVALVVGNYLSIEVYRASAFAAGFAQFGNLAVVGKLGIVGGLAPLVVLILLAMFL; encoded by the coding sequence GTGAGAGAGCTGATCACCATGTGGCGGAGCACCAAGATGGTAGTGCTGGTGGCCCTTACTGCGGCGGTGTACGCGGCCATCCTGATCCCCTTCAAGGGTATCCCGCTCATTCCCGGGATCACCGAAGTGCGGCCTGCCAACGTGGTGCCGGTGGTGTTCTCACTCCTGTTCGGTCCCGCGGCCGCCTGGGGGTCTGCCATCGGGAACCTGATCGGTGACCTGTTCGGCACCCTGGGACCGGGCAGCTTCTTTGGGTTCATCGGCAACTTCTTCTTCGGCCTGGTTCCCTATGCCATCTGGGGACACATGGGCGTCCTGTCCTCCGGCGTCGAGCCCGACATGCGCTCCCGCCGGGGTCGGCAGGTGCTGGAGTTCGCCCTGGTTGCCTTCCTGGCCAGCACGGTATGCGCGGTGATCATCGCCTGGGGCCTGGAGGTCCTCAAGATGCTGCCCTTTGCCGTGCTGGGCAACATCATCACCGTGAACAACTTCCTCGCCGCCATCATCCTGGGCCCCATCCTGCTGTATATCCTCTACCCACGCGTCAAGCGCTGGGGTCTGCTCTGGACGGATATCATGCCGGAGGAGGATGTGGGCCGCAGGGCCCCGGGGGCGCGCACCGCCCTGCTCTGGCTGGGAGGGCTGGTGGCGCTGGTGGTGGGGAACTACCTGTCCATAGAGGTGTACCGGGCGTCGGCATTTGCCGCCGGTTTCGCCCAGTTCGGCAACCTGGCGGTGGTGGGCAAGCTGGGCATCGTGGGCGGACTGGCTCCGCTGGTGGTGCTCATCCTGCTCGCCATGTTTCTGTAA
- a CDS encoding amidohydrolase: protein MLAPGGGVAEERLVITGATVVTMAGRAGIIPDGEIVIEGPGIASVGPRSRVPRQWGPGTRVLEAAEKVVIPGLVNAHTHAAMSLFRGYAEDLPLDRWLRDRIWPAEGRLTPEDVYWGTLLAIAEMILSGTTTFADMYFHMDEVAQAVRESGMRAALAPGLVPAREGAEQLLEAARGFAARWHGGAGGRITAMLGPHAPHTCPPEFLARVHRLARETGLGVHIHLAETRGEVDACLARYGRRPPELIRAAGLLDDRLLAAHCVHLDEDEVRMLASLQGACVHCPVSNLKLGAGVAPVVEMLEAGVPVALGTDGAASAGTLDMFAAMRLAALMPRGISGDPTRPDAYRVLEMATAGGARAVGREHELGRLEPGMRADLVVLDLRVPGSWPLHDLYAGIVYCAGPQNVEMVIVDGRPLLLERRLLTVDVHRVMAECEARASHFSP, encoded by the coding sequence GTGCTGGCGCCCGGTGGTGGGGTGGCAGAGGAGCGTTTGGTGATCACCGGCGCCACGGTGGTCACCATGGCGGGGCGGGCTGGCATCATCCCCGATGGGGAGATCGTGATCGAAGGTCCCGGCATCGCGTCGGTGGGGCCCCGGAGCCGGGTCCCCCGGCAGTGGGGCCCGGGCACCCGCGTGCTCGAGGCGGCGGAGAAGGTGGTCATCCCGGGGCTGGTCAACGCCCATACCCACGCCGCCATGTCCCTTTTCCGGGGGTACGCGGAAGACCTGCCCCTGGACCGGTGGCTGCGGGACAGGATATGGCCCGCAGAGGGCCGTCTCACGCCGGAGGACGTGTACTGGGGAACCCTGCTGGCCATCGCCGAGATGATCTTGTCCGGTACCACGACCTTTGCGGACATGTACTTCCACATGGACGAAGTGGCGCAGGCGGTGCGGGAGTCGGGGATGCGGGCTGCCCTTGCGCCCGGGCTGGTGCCCGCCCGCGAGGGGGCAGAGCAACTGCTGGAGGCCGCCCGGGGGTTCGCGGCGCGCTGGCATGGCGGGGCGGGAGGCCGTATCACCGCCATGCTGGGCCCTCACGCTCCCCATACCTGCCCGCCGGAATTCCTGGCCCGGGTGCACCGGCTGGCGCGGGAAACCGGCCTGGGCGTGCACATCCACCTGGCCGAGACCCGGGGAGAGGTGGATGCCTGCCTGGCGCGGTACGGCAGGAGGCCGCCCGAGCTCATCCGCGCCGCCGGCCTGCTCGACGACAGGTTGCTCGCCGCCCACTGTGTGCACCTGGATGAGGACGAAGTCCGGATGCTGGCTTCGTTGCAGGGCGCCTGCGTCCACTGCCCCGTCAGCAACCTGAAGCTGGGGGCGGGAGTTGCCCCCGTGGTGGAGATGCTGGAGGCCGGGGTGCCCGTGGCCCTGGGCACCGATGGGGCCGCGAGCGCGGGGACGCTGGACATGTTCGCCGCCATGCGCCTGGCGGCATTGATGCCGCGCGGCATTTCCGGTGATCCCACCCGGCCCGACGCCTACCGGGTGCTGGAGATGGCCACCGCCGGGGGAGCCCGGGCCGTCGGCCGGGAGCACGAGCTGGGGAGGCTGGAGCCGGGGATGAGGGCGGACCTGGTGGTGCTCGACCTGCGGGTCCCGGGTAGCTGGCCCCTGCATGACCTTTACGCCGGCATCGTGTACTGTGCGGGCCCCCAGAATGTGGAGATGGTAATCGTGGACGGTCGCCCGCTCCTC
- the mtnP gene encoding S-methyl-5'-thioadenosine phosphorylase, translating into MEVRVAIIGGTGVYDPGLLEGREETTVTTPYGEARVSLGRFRGIEVGFLTRHGPHHSLPPHRVNYRANIRALRDLGFERVLATAAVGSLNPEMKPGEFVLVDQFVDFTRRRESTFFEGGEAGVVHVDFTEPYCPELRASLARAARELEIAAHEGGVYVCTEGPRFETPAEIRAFRILGGDLVGMTNVPEVVLAREANLCYALVAAVTNFAAGISPTPLTHEEVLQVMAANTARLRALLERAVEMVPPVRHCRCGRAAGPAVEG; encoded by the coding sequence TTGGAGGTGCGGGTTGCCATCATCGGAGGGACGGGGGTGTACGATCCCGGCCTGCTGGAGGGCCGGGAGGAGACGACGGTCACCACCCCTTACGGAGAGGCGCGGGTGAGCCTGGGAAGGTTCAGGGGAATCGAGGTGGGATTCCTGACCCGGCACGGGCCCCATCATTCCCTGCCCCCGCACCGGGTCAACTACCGGGCCAACATCCGGGCCCTGCGGGACCTGGGCTTTGAGCGGGTGCTGGCCACTGCCGCCGTGGGATCGCTCAATCCGGAGATGAAACCGGGGGAATTCGTGCTGGTGGACCAGTTCGTCGATTTCACCCGGCGCCGGGAGTCCACCTTCTTCGAAGGGGGTGAGGCCGGCGTCGTGCACGTAGACTTCACCGAGCCGTACTGCCCCGAACTGAGGGCGAGTCTGGCCCGGGCTGCCCGGGAGCTGGAGATAGCCGCCCACGAGGGGGGCGTCTACGTCTGCACCGAAGGCCCCCGCTTCGAGACGCCCGCGGAGATCAGGGCCTTCCGCATCCTGGGAGGGGACCTGGTGGGGATGACCAATGTGCCCGAGGTGGTGCTGGCCCGGGAGGCCAACCTCTGCTACGCCCTGGTGGCCGCGGTGACCAACTTCGCCGCCGGCATTTCCCCTACCCCTCTCACCCACGAGGAGGTCCTCCAGGTGATGGCGGCCAACACAGCCCGCCTGCGGGCCCTGCTCGAGCGGGCGGTGGAGATGGTCCCCCCCGTGCGCCACTGCCGGTGCGGCCGGGCCGCGGGCCCGGCAGTGGAGGGGTAG